In one window of Scyliorhinus canicula chromosome 17, sScyCan1.1, whole genome shotgun sequence DNA:
- the LOC119951237 gene encoding zinc finger protein 239-like, with product MVRRKITLTMEKPWKCEDCGKGFTAPCLLEIHQRSHTGERPFTCSQCEKGFTVISSLRRHERVHTGERPFTCSDCGQRFTQLSSLQRHQRLHTGERPFICSVCDKGFAQLFALKSHQRVHTGERPFICSVCDKGFTRLTNLQRHHRLHTGEKPFICSVCDKGFTQLSILQTHQRVHTGEKPFICSVCDKGFTQLSSLQTHQRLHTGEWPFICSVCDKGFTQLSGLKRHQRVHTRARPFICSVCDKGFAQLSNLQNHQRVHTGAR from the exons ATGGTGAGACGCAAGATCACCCtgaccatggagaaaccatggaaatgtgaggattgtgggaagggattcacagccCCATGCCTGCTGGAAAtacatcaacgcagtcacactggagagaggcctttcacctgctctcagtgtgaaaagggattcactgtCATTAGCAGCCTGCGGAGACatgaacgagttcacactggggagagaccattcacctgctcagactgtgggcagagattcactcagttatccagcctgcagagacaccagcgacttcataccggggagaggccgttcatctgctccgtcTGTGATAAGGGATTTGCTCAGTTATTCGCCCTGAAgagccaccagcgagttcacaccggggagag gccattcatctgctcagtgtgtgataagggattcactcggttaaccaacctgcagagacaccaccgacttcacactggggagaagccgttcatctgctccgtgtgtgataaaggattcactcagttatccatcctgcagacacaccagcgagttcacaccggggagaagccgttcatctgctccgtgtgtgataaaggattcactcagttgtccagcctgcagacacaccagcgacttcacactggggagtggccattcatctgctccgtgtgtgataagggattcactcagttatccggcctgaagagacaccagcgagttcataccagggcgaggccattcatctgctctgtgtgtgataaaggattcgctcagttatccaacctgcagaaccaccagcgagttcacaccggggcaagg